The Lolium rigidum isolate FL_2022 chromosome 1, APGP_CSIRO_Lrig_0.1, whole genome shotgun sequence region taaggcgaagctccctttgactgtgattggtccctttggtccgggcaatctccacaataggtatgtatagtgtggtactgccataaatctagcatatgctggtcgtcccaacaaagcgtggtatcgcgatggaaaatccacgacttcaaactccgttTCTCGATTCtacaattttctcgggttccaaactcgaacgtcgaggttgatcttccccaatgggtaacttggtttctccggtgtgatgccgtggaaccttgtgtccgttggcttcaagtttgctaaggatatgttcatcttcctcaatgtatctgcatacataaggtttaagctgctgccaccatctatgaatactcgagaaacatcaaatcccgcaataactgctggcagaataagtgctgactgccctggtcgaggaacttgctacggatgatccgctatggtgaagccgatgtcttgccctgaccaattgaggtactcaactgttggtggaggcattttctctgccatgaacacctgtctcgagatcacttttgagttccgttggacggccttcccttcgaatcatcgacaccgctccgtttgagttaggatcgacataaggtggtggtggaggtgctgccgctattccgagccgatgccgattgtcgtccgtaatcgcgggaggtggtggtaggtgaacttcgctcccgggctcccgaggaatttctctgtgctgctcgagcgtgagcgttctctgcatatctgaacattgcctgaaaatttcgacagtctttctgcaggtgccctgactgtcttttcccattgctgtcgaggaaaaaatgcatctggcatggtccgttcagcatttcttcgggggacacgaaaggtcttggaaaccttggcccgctattttgtctgttgcgggagtcgtccctattatcgcttcgctgctcattgcttctctgataatcatctctattgtttcctcctgcgttttcccgaaatcctgccgagatttgccctggggcgtcatagtttgggtactgccgaggaaatcgacgcctcgattgataatttcgaccacggtcctcctctggcgacctgtgccgtttgttgtggacagcatcctctccatccgcccatctatttgctatctccattaacgcagatactgtctttggattggttcttcccaagtcctcgacgaaatctccacgtctaattcctgcgacaaacgcatctattgctctctcgtcagatatattttctgccgagtttttgatgatgttccatctttgtatatattttctcattgactcgtctggcttttgtcgacatgctctcagctcttctaacgacgcaggttttttgcacgtagatctgaagttcttgacgaatacgtcctcgaaactttcccagctgtcgatagatcctggaggaagctttttgatccaagatcgtgcggctccacttaagtgtacttgaatactttgcatggctgttgccctagtccctccagttaacttcaccgtctcgaggtaatcaactagccaatcttctggatcttgcagaccgtcgaattttttgaaatgatcgggtagcttgaatcctgaggggactcgagtttttcggactcttctcgtgaagcatggtaggccgcacatatcctcgtcgttaagctctggggattgccgatgatcccttctgctttgcctcgctctatcgacccttgcttgtgctcctgtgtctcttgctccacttggtccttcaggaactgccgccgttgctgctgcaggtcgtggactattttgccttgccgctccttcgggaggcgttgatacaaacgctgtccccatagctccaacccccgctaacgccatattgtataatgtttctcttggatcacccgggggtggcctagatgcgaggatataagcttgtgtcgccatgtacccagcttacggtgtcttagggataatgtttcctcttgtatctatcgacataaaggacatgtcgaggttttgaactaagtgctctctttacgcttcgggtatgtgttgtaaccttgatcttcctccgttccgagcctccctatggctatcatccgaaactctagattgtcgacttagatctgcccttctcctcgccggatgcgtaagctgcctcctttctccctgttcaactcagctgtctctgtttttctatttctctcggcggttcgtgcgagcctatattgataagcttgcggttcttgagccgtagccgttgttgtcattggctccgaaccatctaaggcttttgcagctctatcccgagCCGCTTGTGGAAGTtgcactctgacacgtggtgtgggcccgacatatttagtgcccatacctctccttagatctgagggatcaacatagggattacccaaatcgtcgaaagcctccgatgtttcctcttgattttcgatagcataaatctgatgatattttgtactcagatctatgttgggtttggtgacatcattgctgagattgatgaagaccttgcccactgtgatagatttgtcgatgaagtcgtaactgtcgacatcgcttgagccatcgcttatatatgagtccgcagatgactcaaacgatgtgtcgctgaagatcttggcgagtttctctcttgctctggtgctgacgtaacgtgttgccaaagtttcttcttctgactcggttgacgatgcatatcttgaaaaatcggaatcgaccgccgacgatcccgacgaaatcggaatttcgacacgatacgatccttccttctcgacgcgaaagtgaaaccttccgaacgtcatctccatgggctccgccagatacgcatatgcatccaaacgggagggtgggtgaggaacaaaatcaacaagaccagcagcgatccgtttacctcgatccatagtgttgcttccggttgacgatgtcgaagatcttgaacgtgccatcgagatcggatccttacgcctctaatccccacggacggcgccaattgacaagggattaacttgtcaatgcctacgggttataggctagggtttagttagaagtagagggcaagtagatctcgaaggtttcagccgaaaagcactcgacgattacgaaaactagggtttgtgaacaatgattcgatgatctccccgtccctcgactccccctttatataagaggtggagccgagggtttcgttttgtacaagttacagagtccgggacggtttctaactcatcccgccagattacaaacaacacttcctattacaactctactttccttaatatatcttgggctctcgaaccttcttattcttcgggtagtgggccttcattaaaccccgggtactatctttggcaggcccatttgggatgcctatgtcaccgtgaTCTGTAATAATGTTTTTAGTCAATCTTTGTAACATTGGATggttttattttaataaaagccGTTGTATGCATGAGGCTAAGATAACCCATTTCGAACAAAAAAAAACCTCTTAGATCATAACCATCTAAGAGCTAGTCTACAAAACTTATTGCCTCGGTTTGTCTTTTAGACAGCAGATATCTAATGTAAGAGTGTGCTGATATCAGTACGACACTCTGTCGCGTGTATTTCTTCTACCCACGGAACCTAAAGCAGGGGAAAAGGTCTAAAACTAATTCCAGTCTCGGCAGCAGCTCAAGCTTAAGCTCAGCACTTCGGCTCTAGGAACGAGCGGCAGGCATCGAGGCAGCAAGCTGCTTCGAGCTGTGAATTAGGCCAGTTTGGTGGAGTAGGGCAGACCGGCAGCACCAGACttgagcttagagcatctccaacagaccgtTTTAAtgcgtcccgttggagatgctcttagttgtgCCAAATCTTTCTGCTGCATCAGAGACTCTCGCGATGCCGCGTTTCGGAGCGTCCGTTCCAAGACACAGCTAATCTCGACGCTATCGGACATTTTCAGTTACCAATCCGACGTTTTTATCGGACATTGTCTGGGAACGcaagtgaagatgctcttagccaCTATTCTCCATCAGTTCTGACAATCGAGGACAATGTATGACGATCTCATTGTTGTAGTTTACACATGTGGTACTGCCAGCAAGGTATATTTACCACAGATTTAGCCAAATAATTGCAGTTAATTGTAATTCAGAGACGTCTGACAACAACACAAATACGGCAGCAGAGTTGCCTGGTCAGATACGTTTCCCACATAGCTATGCACAGTCAAGGCCACGCCAAGTTTATGTTGTCACCAACCAAAACATACAACAGCGGTTGGTGAAGAGTGATTGCTCTTGCTCAAATAAAGTTGAACTGGCGAAAGATTATTTTAGCATCAGCAAATCCCGCATTAAGTTTTAGCTGTGACGCAATATATCTGGATGGTGGTTGCTTACACTGGCAATGTATATATCCACATATGTAGATTAGTTAATTGGAATAATTAGAATGTAAAGCGAGAAAAACAGAATTACACACATTACCTTTTTGGTCCGACAGACTAAATCAATTGTCAAACAAGATGTTTACAATAATAATAATGGTACTCATCTCCAAAGGAAGCTGCTTTCAGAAAATACATCAGTGCGCATGGGTGCCAGCGCACCCTATATATGAAAAAAAATCtagtaattcaaaaaaaatcaaaaaatctgaaTCTTTTTTGATTTAAAAATGATCATGTATGGTACTCGTATAAGGATGATTCTTCATGAAATGACTTTCTTTGTTTCTTCGTTAAAGAAACAGACATTTAACACTCTATATACAAGTACTATTCTGTATTCTCGTTATATTCGCCATAATTTTTTTTGTCTGGAGGTTGATAGAAATCATTTGTTGGCCAAACATTTTTGTACAAGGACAATACTTGATCACCTTTGATTGCCCAAAAAAAATGGATATGTTTTACTTCATTTGAAATTACTTTTTTTTTGCTGCGCTGGCACAAGAGAGCCAAAATCCCCGTCCGTTTCATTGACATGCTAATGTATGTGGTTTTTCAGATAGGGTTGCTGACTGAGGACAAAAACGATCATATTCTGACGCCTTCTCTCATCTAAAACTAGGAACACTTTACTAGTTTGGCCCGTCATTTCAGTTAATATATCCTAAAATTGAATTACCCTACTCCAAAATTTTATCCATTATTAAGCTCGCAAAAGACATGACAACTGCCATCAACTTTTATCTGGTTACCGTTCCAGCAATAGGGTGCAGCCTTTATGATATCCAAGGAATACCCAGCTTATCTGCTGGGTTGTTACAGTTTCCATACCAACATGACAGTAGAATATGAACCCAGTAAATCGGATTCGATATGCGTGATATGGGCACAACATCAAGGTAATGGGTGTAGACTATCATAAGGTCGGAACATTTTCTATCCTCAAAAGATCACAAAATAATTGAGCGTCTAGATGACGTGGTACACAAGGGGCAACCATATGGTTCCATAATAAATAAGCAGTATATGTACACCAAATGGATACCAGATTGGGAGAAAAGCTGGCAGAAGGCGGTACTAATTGCCCAAATTCATGACCTGAAAAGGAAGCATATGGTCTATTACAGCCAACATGAATGACTAATTCGAGATCAGAGCTTTCAGACAAAATTGCATATAAACAGCTGAATGACGAAACTACAGTCCAGTAGTTTACCAAAATTTCCCATGACAAGCATGAAGCATGCTCTTCTCTCAATTTACTTGATCTACTCGAGTACAATGCCCAAAAGCCTCTATTACGCGGCTAACTGTGCACAAAGCATGCCGCTGTGGAGAAGCTAAACCTTTTCGCCACAATGGGAAGAGAAATCAATGGTACCTAAAAATAAATGTCTATTTCCTTTCCAGTCATCTCGTATACATGATCCCGTGCTTCAGTCAGAGCAACCTGTATTGACTCAAATAAACTGTCAACATAAATTCAACTGTGCCACGATAAATAGATATATTACAATTGATAGGTCAACTAACCTGTCCAAATTTACCGAAGAAGTTGTTTGAAAGATTTAATGATGTGACTGTAAGATCCTCATTAGCCTTGAGTGCTTGCGCCAATGCAAATGCTCCATCATCCTGTCACAAGTATAAAGGATGTTAAAGTGTAGTGGAGATCTGCAGAGAACTTCCAATAGCCGATACACTGAAAACTGCATTTCTTACTCTAATCTCATTAAAACACAGGTCAAGTGATTTCAAACATTCATTGATTATCTTCAAACTTCGCGCCAAGCAGATAGCACCCTTCACGAACAGAACAAAGAGTAAAAAAATGGACCATACAGCACGTGCAAGTTTAACAAACATGCATCAACAAATTGCACACACATCATCTCCAAGTCCATTTGCCCGCAAATCCAATGTCGACAATGTTGTGTTATACTTCAAACAATCAGCAATGGATTCTGCACCTGACACACCTATCTGCAAGATAATTTAATTTGGCTGAAGAGGCAAGAACACTTAAATCTGCATGTATGATTCTATTAAGTTCTGAAGATTACCTGGCACCAACCAAGCTTAAGGGTTTGGATTTTGCCATTGAACTTGATAACATCGCACAAAGCCTTTACCCCCTCTGGTCCAATTGGATTATAACTCAACTCCAGCTACAGGTAACAGTCCTGAGTCAGTGAAAGTACCTTATTTTGCACAGTGAAATAATCTGAATGATAACTAACTTACTGTTGTCAACACTGCATTCTCCTTCAAAGTTTCAGCTATTGCAGTTACCCCTCTAGAGTGAATGTTATTACCACCCTGAAAAGGTTAAAAACTTCAGTGCTAGAGCATAGAGGTGTACAAGAACACATATCTCTGTTTTTGCCTCGTTCCCATTTTTGGAAACAGGAACATCAAAGGAATTTCTAGGATATTTCTTTTGCCACAAAACTCCTGCATTCCAACTAGAGCACGATGTTTAGGATTAAAGCTGCTGTCCTAAAATGACAAAAACTCCAGAGGAACTCATAGAGTCATAGTTTATGAAAATTAAGTGTtgcagatttgtctagatttgcatgtatctacacactaaaccgTGGCTAGATACATACAAATCTAGACTAATCTGCGACACTTAATTTGGAACAGCGGCAGTAGCAACACATTGTGAGATACCTATTCTCACATTATTCCTTAAAAGCATCATATTATCACATAACATCAGGACAAGGTTGCATACTATACTATATGCTACTGCCGCTGTTCCAAATTAATTGTCGCGGATTTttctagattcacatgtatctagacgcgttttagtgtgtaggttcgctcattttggagaaaaaaaaaacagcgtCACTTCATTTGGAAGGGAGGGAATAGTACTCACAAAGTCCATAGTAGAAATTGTTTTGTTCTGTTTCAGAGCATCTGCCACCTTTTCAGCACCCTGGCAAAAATCATGTTAATCTACATTAAAAACTAGAGGAATTGCAAATGTGATGCATAGAATTGCAAATGTGATGCATAGAATTGCAAGATATGTTTACACATTGATGTGTGTGAACTCATGTGAGCAATCATGTATTTGTCCACATTTATTCAATGCAGTGAAGGTATTAAACAATGAACAAGCAATAAGACTACAGAACAATGACTTACTAGCACCCAGCAGGACAACCAACACAGCTTTACAGGCAGAGCAAAAACATAAACATGTGAAAAACAGTAAATACATCTAACGTAAACAGGTTCTGAATTTGAAGCAATTACAACACCAAAGTCCATGTTAGTTAAAGTACCAATAATAGTGTTCAGACCAGTTCAGTGATTATGAGACATCACGCGGCCATGACGAAGGTGTGGGTCTCTGCAGTTGTTCATTTAGGGTATAGGCCATGTGAGGCAATGGACTGGGCCACATTTTTCTGAGCCACATGTGCTGCCAAACGACTAAAGGGGGTACGTCTTTTGAGGTTTCTTGGTACATGGTACAGTACACTGTACTTGGTAACTCCTCAAAGGAAAATTTGTATAGTAGACTCACGATATACCGGTCAACTCAACTCGGTTTCTTTTCCATTCAGGAAGAGCAAGAATAACCATAGGAATATGAGTATTTAGAATTTCTGAAACGGATCCTAGTAACATGAAAAAGGTATAGTGCTCCACGCTGCACAAGTTCAAGACAGAATGGAACTGACATCCAAAGTTCTAAGGCAGTTCGCAGTCCTAATATATTGTAGACATCACAAGAATATTAACAAACAAGGGTAAGCAGTAACAACAGTACTACCTCATCACCAACGTCATCCATGTAAAGACTGAGCCACCGTAGAGACTTCGTCATTTTGATGAACTCGGCAACATAATGAGAACCCTCTGATGTAATGTTGTTGTTGCCAATATCCAAGGCTGTTATCTTGCCTGTAACACAGCCAAATAACCCTGAATTATGAATGTTTGCAGCCAATCAACTAAATATAACCAAGTTAGCGTGGATAGCTAGAAAAGACACCTTTGTGAGCAGATAATGCAGACATCAACACCCGTAATCCTTCGTTCCCAAACCCATTACCATGTAAGTGAAGTTCCTAACAAATGTTAAGGTTAATCAACAATGAGAAAAAATTGATAACAAGCAAGAGCTCACAGAAAAAAGTTCTTATTTTGCAATTCAACCTATATGGTCGTAAGGATCTTTGGGCATATTCATATATGATATGAAAATAGGTGTACAAACATAAAAGCTCCATCAAGAACACAAAATTTGACCAACGTGCCAGATACATAACATGTTTCCTGATTAATGTTTATGTTATTATATATTTATTATATGTTGAAAATAAAAGGCTGGTCTAACAATCATGACCCATGCATCTTTTAGTTTCTAGCATATTTTCATTTTTCAAACCGGTTGGTTTTTCTGAAAAGGGAACGTAAAAATGTAGGAGAGAAAATTGAATCCATATGAATGTGGACCCTCTAAAAAGTACTTCGCCCTAGAGTgagccaaaaaaaaaactgttCTGAATTTGGTAGGAAGAATGATGGAAATATGGTTTCTATGGGACattgaaatttaccaaaaacaaaagaaagcatAATCAAACAATGTGGAAATATAATCAAATATATCTAGTAGTACCCTGAGAGATTTGTTCCCTAAAACTCCTTTTGCTAGGCTGGATGCACCGAGAGGACCACCATAGTTGCCACTAGAATACATCAAACAGAGTGCAACGCTAGTTAGTCACATAAAATCAATTCAATTACTGTCAAACTGATCATGGCTTCATATGTATAATCCTTGTCCATCACAGGTAAATGCACTGGGTTTGTGAGCGACTAACTTGAGATACAAGCTCCGTAGCGTATTATTCTCAAGAAGTGCATCTGCAATACTTGCAAAACCCTGttcgaggacaagaaaaagatgCTCTTATAAATTCATTAAGGATGCTATCATTTGGAAGCATTTTCTCCTTTTCAGATCCAAGTGAATCTTTTTGCTTCAGTAGATATTTATACATACACTGTATTCGATTGTATTATTGCTGAGCTGTACAAAACGTATTGTTTTGTTCTTTTTCAGCATATCCGAAATCGCTTTTGCTCCCTGAAAATAGAATTTCATGTTACACCACAACATGGAAAcatgcagagagagagagagagagagagagagagaggaaaaccTCATCTCCGATATTGGTACTGTTCAGCAGGAGCTTCTGAATACCTACGTTTTCTACCAATATACCTGAAAGACACTGTAAGCATTCATGAGTGTTACATTCAGTGGGAATTTAtgcggatatattcaattattgtTCTACATGCCAAGGTCAGGTTGCTAGTAATGAAATCATCACATCAGCAAAATAGTAACTTAATATCTGAAACTAACGTGAGGTGAAAACCTCGAGTTAGACATAAATGTGAATAATTGTAATGCAAAtcaaacaatatagctatcatgcAATAGGTTCAGAGTACAAAATCAGAACATATTCTATGGTTTGCGTGGTATACGTGGAACAAAAATCAGAACATAATATATTCAGACAAACTACAGAACATAACAGAATGCAGAGATGATAAGGTTTAGAAGACCTTAGCTCCTTCATCTCCGATATCATTTCCAGATAAATTGAGAGACTTTAAAGCTGTGTTTATCTGGAGAATGCCATCGAAGGCTTCTATTCCCACGGCTGTTATCGCATTACCAGAAAAGTCCACCTCTTCTGCACTCTGGCAATAGAGAAAACAACCAATGTTCAGATATCTGAAAGAAGTTTGCATTCAGATTACATTTAACCATTACTTGAGATATCTAACCTTGTTATAGGCTAAGCTTTCTGCCAGAAAGAACAAACCCTCGTCGCCGAATTGACGGCCTGCCAAACAGCTAGAATATTAAAGAGAAGTGCCATATATACACTAGTTGAGTTACAAAAATTGTGAAGAGATTTGAGGTTGAGCGCGCATGCAGTTGCTAGCAACCTGCCATGTTAACGGTTTTGAGCGTCCGCAGTTCCTTGTAGAACTTGTTTAGGTTTTTCTTGGACTCCTTTTCAGCTTTAAAGCTTGTAGATGTTGACAAATTGGAACCGGCAGCGAAGGACCACATGGCCCCAGAAGACTCAGGTTCTCCAGGAACCCGGTCCTTCCTCTTCCCGGGAACGAAATGCTGAACCACCTTCCATATGACTGTCCTCTGAAACAGAGAATTAGTGGGCGTTCCAAAGTCCAAACAACTTTCAATGCAACATGTGCAACATCATGATTCATGAGatgatgataacaaagttagcatCCCTTGCAGCACACCAGCTGGCCTAGGCTGCATACATACAGAGTATTTCGTACGAGATGTGCTTTGTATACTTAGCAGTGAACAGGGTAATATCTATCAAGTTGGTGGTGATGATAAGATGACTGGTCAACTACAGAAGCTGGAAATTCGGAAGAGGGAAATAAACGGTGCTGAGGTAAGAGGAGGAAGCAGTGAGGCTATACCAAAGCTCAGCGCGAGCAACGCCCCGGCCGGGACGACGTAGCGGGTGAggcccctcgccgccgcgccgacGGGGGGCGCGGAGGGCTCC contains the following coding sequences:
- the LOC124685388 gene encoding NLR family CARD domain-containing protein 3-like gives rise to the protein MWSFAAGSNLSTSTSFKAEKESKKNLNKFYKELRTLKTVNMAGRQFGDEGLFFLAESLAYNKSAEEVDFSGNAITAVGIEAFDGILQINTALKSLNLSGNDIGDEGAKCLSGILVENVGIQKLLLNSTNIGDEGAKAISDMLKKNKTIRFVQLSNNTIEYSGFASIADALLENNTLRSLYLNGNYGGPLGASSLAKGVLGNKSLRELHLHGNGFGNEGLRVLMSALSAHKGKITALDIGNNNITSEGSHYVAEFIKMTKSLRWLSLYMDDVGDEGAEKVADALKQNKTISTMDFGGNNIHSRGVTAIAETLKENAVLTTLELSYNPIGPEGVKALCDVIKFNGKIQTLKLGWCQIGVSGAESIADCLKYNTTLSTLDLRANGLGDDGAICLARSLKIINECLKSLDLCFNEIRDDGAFALAQALKANEDLTVTSLNLSNNFFGKFGQVALTEARDHVYEMTGKEIDIYF